From Paenibacillus physcomitrellae, the proteins below share one genomic window:
- a CDS encoding ROK family protein, whose translation MLGAIEAGGTKFVCGIGTKEGEVLDRVSFPTTTPEETMGKVIEYFKDKPIEALGVGSFGPIDPVLGSDTYGYITTTPKPYWTNYNIIGTLKSEFNVPMAFDTDVNGAALGESLWGAAQGVDSCIYITVGTGIGVGAMIGGKLVHGLSHPEMGHIYVRRHPDDPFEGTCPYHGDCLEGLAAGPAIGRRAGVPAGELAKDDPAWEMEAYYLAQALMNYILILSPEKIVMGGGVMKQLQLFPLIHTKLKELLNGYVQHPNLSDEKISSYIVPPGLGDNAGICGALALAQSALQGV comes from the coding sequence ATGCTTGGAGCAATTGAAGCAGGTGGAACAAAATTTGTTTGCGGCATCGGGACAAAAGAGGGAGAAGTGCTTGACCGCGTAAGCTTTCCAACAACAACCCCGGAAGAAACGATGGGGAAAGTGATTGAATATTTCAAAGACAAACCAATCGAAGCGCTGGGCGTCGGTTCTTTTGGCCCAATCGATCCGGTTTTGGGCAGCGATACATACGGTTATATTACGACAACCCCTAAGCCTTACTGGACCAACTATAATATCATCGGCACGCTGAAATCCGAATTTAACGTGCCGATGGCGTTTGATACGGATGTTAACGGCGCGGCTCTCGGCGAATCCTTGTGGGGAGCGGCCCAAGGCGTAGACAGCTGCATTTACATTACCGTAGGCACCGGGATCGGCGTCGGCGCGATGATCGGCGGTAAGCTGGTGCACGGCCTTTCCCACCCGGAAATGGGACATATTTATGTCCGTCGTCATCCGGACGACCCGTTTGAAGGCACTTGCCCTTACCATGGTGACTGCCTGGAAGGACTGGCAGCTGGCCCGGCTATCGGCCGGCGTGCAGGTGTTCCTGCGGGCGAATTGGCAAAGGATGACCCGGCTTGGGAAATGGAAGCCTACTATCTGGCGCAAGCTTTGATGAATTACATCCTGATCCTGTCCCCGGAAAAAATCGTCATGGGCGGCGGCGTCATGAAACAGCTGCAGTTGTTCCCGCTTATCCATACGAAACTGAAGGAGCTGCTGAACGGCTACGTCCAGCATCCGAACCTCAGCGACGAGAAGATCTCGAGCTATATCGTACCTCCTGGTCTGGGTGACAATGCCGGGATCTGCGGGGCGCTTGCTCTGGCCCAGTCGGCGCTGCAGGGGGTTTAA
- the namA gene encoding NADPH dehydrogenase NamA encodes MRFLLFEPYQLKNITLKNRIVMAPMCQYSVEDESGKVQDWHRIHYPARAVGQVGLIILEATAVTPQGRISPNDLGIWSDEHIEGLKELVGLVKAQGSHIGIQIAHAGRKAELQGPILAPSAMAFSDHYQTPQAMTKEQIQETVQAFADGVRRAKEAGFDVIELHAAHGYLINQFLSPMTNRREDEYGGSQENRFRFLKEVIGEVQKVWDGPLLVRVSANDYHEEGDTPDDYVVYSKWLKELGVDLIDVSSGGVIPKAPSKIYPGYQVPFAEQIRREADIPTGAVGLITEPEMAEEILFSGRADLIFLARELLREPYWPRIAAAKLGIELEAPKQYSRGW; translated from the coding sequence GTGAGATTCTTGCTGTTTGAACCTTACCAACTCAAAAATATTACACTCAAAAACCGGATCGTCATGGCACCTATGTGCCAATATTCCGTTGAAGATGAATCGGGTAAAGTGCAGGACTGGCATAGAATTCATTACCCGGCACGGGCCGTTGGCCAAGTTGGGCTTATTATTCTGGAAGCTACAGCTGTAACACCTCAGGGCCGGATTTCTCCTAACGATCTTGGCATCTGGAGCGATGAGCATATTGAAGGACTGAAGGAACTTGTGGGCCTGGTTAAAGCTCAAGGCTCCCATATCGGCATTCAGATTGCCCATGCAGGCCGCAAAGCGGAATTGCAGGGTCCGATTCTGGCTCCATCGGCTATGGCTTTCAGCGACCATTATCAAACGCCTCAGGCCATGACCAAGGAGCAGATTCAGGAAACCGTTCAGGCCTTTGCGGACGGCGTTCGCCGTGCCAAAGAAGCAGGGTTTGATGTGATCGAGCTTCATGCTGCGCATGGTTATCTGATCAACCAGTTTCTTTCTCCAATGACGAACCGCCGCGAGGACGAATATGGCGGCAGTCAGGAGAACCGCTTCCGCTTCTTGAAAGAAGTAATCGGAGAGGTTCAGAAAGTATGGGACGGTCCGCTGCTTGTTCGCGTATCGGCGAATGATTATCACGAAGAAGGCGACACGCCGGACGATTATGTAGTTTATTCGAAGTGGCTTAAAGAGCTTGGCGTTGATCTTATTGATGTCAGCTCCGGCGGAGTTATTCCGAAAGCCCCGTCTAAAATTTATCCGGGCTACCAGGTTCCGTTTGCGGAGCAAATTCGCCGTGAAGCGGACATTCCAACGGGTGCAGTCGGCTTGATCACCGAACCTGAAATGGCCGAAGAAATTTTGTTCAGCGGCCGTGCCGACCTGATCTTCCTGGCGCGTGAGCTGCTGCGCGAGCCTTATTGGCCACGTATTGCTGCCGCTAAGCTTGGCATTGAGCTTGAAGCGCCAAAGCAGTATTCCCGGGGCTGGTAA
- a CDS encoding ROK family protein encodes MSAYTVGIDLGGTNIKTAVFDGNGRIVRERSDQTDAKKGPSYVINKIKHIVRQMLKELEAADTNVACMGLGIPGLLDPKEGLSIFSPNFPGWENIHVVNEMSGEFSFPVYIDNDVRVNLYGEWYFGAGKGFSNIVLITLGTGLGSGIVVDGNVLYGATASAGEIGHMNMYREGRPCRCGSSGCLGRYVSAVGMVSTFTERLEQGKTSIVQSWVGSSHQKITARMISDAYDLADDLAMEVMHETGRILGFGLSNAINLFNPELVIIGGGMAAAGERLLRTVRDTVNQHSLQLSSQACKVVQAQLGEKAGVYGADAYAKRRLSAGS; translated from the coding sequence GTGTCCGCATACACGGTCGGCATTGATTTAGGCGGAACGAATATCAAAACGGCGGTTTTTGATGGAAACGGCCGAATCGTAAGGGAAAGAAGTGATCAGACCGATGCTAAAAAGGGACCTTCCTATGTGATAAATAAGATTAAACATATTGTCAGACAAATGCTCAAGGAACTAGAGGCGGCCGATACCAATGTTGCCTGCATGGGATTAGGCATCCCGGGCCTGCTTGATCCCAAGGAGGGCTTGTCCATCTTCTCCCCGAACTTCCCCGGTTGGGAGAACATTCACGTGGTGAATGAAATGAGTGGGGAATTTTCGTTTCCTGTATATATCGACAATGATGTGAGGGTCAATCTATACGGCGAGTGGTACTTTGGAGCGGGGAAAGGATTCAGCAACATCGTTTTGATTACATTGGGTACTGGACTTGGCTCGGGCATTGTGGTCGATGGGAATGTCCTTTACGGAGCAACCGCGAGCGCCGGGGAGATAGGCCACATGAATATGTACAGGGAAGGACGCCCCTGCCGCTGCGGCAGTTCCGGCTGCCTGGGAAGATACGTCTCGGCCGTCGGAATGGTGAGCACTTTTACCGAGCGGCTTGAGCAGGGGAAGACAAGCATCGTTCAAAGCTGGGTGGGCAGCAGTCATCAGAAGATCACCGCCAGGATGATTTCTGATGCTTATGATCTTGCAGACGATTTGGCGATGGAGGTTATGCATGAAACGGGAAGGATACTCGGATTCGGACTTTCCAACGCTATAAACTTATTTAACCCGGAGCTGGTGATTATCGGGGGAGGAATGGCAGCCGCCGGAGAACGTCTTCTTCGCACCGTGCGCGACACGGTCAACCAGCACAGCTTACAGCTATCCTCCCAAGCCTGTAAAGT
- a CDS encoding class I SAM-dependent DNA methyltransferase codes for MEAYRKFAYVYDELMQDMPYESWVEFAQTAWQKHGIPHTVAELGCGTGSITIPLTNAGYQMTGIDLSEDMLSVAQNKMEASAGGSRLYREGSVRWVCQDMRSWELPEPVDSVISFCDCMNYVLEPEEIAQVFVRTYDALKEGGSFLFDVHHPDTLRRYGEEQPFVLDEPEVSYIWTCDFDEERWEIEHHLSIFARVTPNKGSINKANSAEQDSLERSASAARQALYERFEEIHIQRAYDPEWMMAELRRAGFKEIKCYADFEWKLADDEAERLFFVAIK; via the coding sequence ATGGAGGCTTACCGGAAATTTGCTTACGTGTATGATGAATTAATGCAGGACATGCCCTATGAAAGCTGGGTAGAATTTGCTCAGACGGCGTGGCAGAAGCACGGCATTCCGCATACGGTTGCCGAGCTGGGCTGCGGAACGGGGAGCATCACGATTCCTCTGACAAATGCCGGTTATCAGATGACGGGCATCGACCTGTCCGAAGATATGTTATCGGTCGCACAGAACAAAATGGAGGCCTCGGCCGGCGGAAGCCGCTTATACCGTGAAGGCAGCGTCAGATGGGTATGTCAGGATATGCGGAGCTGGGAGCTGCCCGAGCCGGTGGATTCCGTCATCTCTTTCTGTGATTGTATGAACTACGTGCTGGAGCCGGAAGAAATCGCCCAGGTGTTTGTACGTACCTATGATGCTCTGAAAGAGGGAGGCAGCTTCCTGTTTGATGTCCACCATCCGGATACCCTCCGCCGCTATGGCGAGGAGCAGCCTTTTGTGCTCGATGAACCGGAGGTATCGTATATTTGGACCTGCGATTTTGATGAAGAACGGTGGGAGATTGAGCACCATTTATCGATTTTTGCGCGGGTGACACCTAACAAAGGTTCGATAAACAAGGCAAATTCGGCTGAACAGGACAGCCTGGAGCGTTCTGCTTCGGCCGCGAGACAAGCTCTCTACGAACGGTTTGAGGAAATTCACATCCAGCGTGCTTACGATCCCGAATGGATGATGGCGGAGCTGAGACGAGCTGGCTTCAAAGAGATCAAATGTTATGCGGATTTCGAGTGGAAACTGGCGGATGACGAGGCGGAGCGGTTATTTTTTGTGGCGATTAAGTAA